A window of the Pseudomonas fluorescens genome harbors these coding sequences:
- the tilS gene encoding tRNA lysidine(34) synthetase TilS: MGQPSIDLPSRLLRNLKPWLGASHWRVAFSGGLDSTVLLHLLANLAKTQSIPALSAIHVHHGLQSVADAWPAHCQAVCDELSVPLQVVRVQVQPGASVERAARDSRYAAFSAATQTNDVLLTGQHRDDQAETLLFRLLRGAGVRGLSGMPVTRALGQGCLVRPLLDVTRAELEAYAHDHGLRWIEDPSNQDRQFSRNYLRHQVMPLLTGRWPQAHASMARSAAHLREAQGLLDELAQIDLAQASSSRKFEWSGLPSLEFAVIAGLSDARQRNALSHWLEPLTRLPDTDHWSGWTALRDAGNDASPIWRLADGELHRSAGRLWWLSGQWLRAPVVSGDWHDLSSALRLPDNGRVMFIGQTPAGPLHIRYRQGGEVMELAGRGHRDLKRLLNERAVPGSVRGRLPLLFRGEELLAVANLPGLDGNALEGWRLHWQPSDEDQGLR, from the coding sequence ATGGGTCAGCCCTCGATTGATTTGCCTTCCAGGCTTCTGCGCAATCTCAAGCCCTGGCTCGGTGCTTCCCATTGGCGCGTCGCCTTTTCCGGTGGCCTCGATTCCACCGTCCTGCTGCACCTCCTGGCCAATCTCGCCAAAACCCAATCTATTCCCGCGCTAAGCGCAATCCATGTCCATCACGGCCTCCAGTCTGTGGCTGACGCATGGCCGGCGCATTGTCAGGCTGTCTGCGATGAGCTGTCGGTGCCATTGCAAGTGGTGCGTGTGCAGGTGCAGCCGGGGGCGAGTGTGGAGCGGGCGGCGCGGGATTCGCGCTATGCAGCGTTCAGTGCGGCGACCCAGACCAATGATGTGTTGCTGACCGGGCAGCACCGCGACGATCAGGCCGAAACGCTGTTGTTCCGCCTGCTGCGTGGCGCCGGTGTGCGTGGGCTGTCCGGTATGCCGGTCACGCGAGCGCTGGGGCAGGGCTGTCTGGTTCGGCCGTTGCTCGACGTCACGCGGGCGGAGCTGGAGGCCTATGCGCACGACCATGGTCTGCGTTGGATCGAGGATCCGTCGAATCAGGATCGACAGTTCTCGCGCAATTATCTGCGCCATCAGGTCATGCCGCTGCTGACCGGTCGCTGGCCGCAGGCACATGCCAGCATGGCCCGCAGTGCGGCACATTTGCGTGAGGCGCAAGGTTTGCTCGATGAGCTGGCGCAGATTGATCTGGCTCAAGCGAGTTCATCCAGGAAGTTCGAGTGGTCGGGATTGCCGTCACTGGAATTCGCGGTCATCGCGGGGTTGTCCGATGCGCGCCAGCGCAATGCACTCAGTCACTGGCTTGAGCCGCTGACCCGACTGCCGGATACCGACCATTGGTCGGGTTGGACGGCCCTGCGTGATGCCGGCAACGATGCCTCACCCATCTGGCGTCTGGCGGATGGCGAGCTGCACCGAAGCGCTGGTCGCCTGTGGTGGCTCAGCGGACAATGGCTACGCGCACCAGTGGTCAGCGGCGACTGGCATGACCTGTCGTCAGCGCTACGCTTGCCCGATAACGGACGTGTCATGTTCATCGGCCAGACTCCCGCCGGGCCGCTGCACATCCGCTACCGGCAGGGCGGCGAGGTGATGGAACTGGCGGGTCGCGGCCATCGCGATCTCAAGCGCCTGCTAAATGAGCGCGCGGTGCCGGGTTCCGTGCGTGGCAGATTGCCGCTGCTGTTTCGCGGTGAAGAATTGCTCGCCGTGGCGAACCTGCCGGGGCTCGACGGCAATGCGCTGGAAGGCTGGCGATTGCATTGGCAGCCTTCGGACGAAGATCAAGGTTTGAGATGA
- the lpxB gene encoding lipid-A-disaccharide synthase, translating into MANLRIALVAGEASGDILGAGLMRALKAQHPAVEFIGVGGPLMQAEGLTSYFPMERLSVMGLVEVLGRLRELLKRRKDLIATLIAEKPDVFIGIDAPDFNLNIELKLRQAGIKTVHYVSPSVWAWRQKRVLKIREGCDLMLTLLPFEARFYEEKGVPVRFVGHTLADTIPLEADRSAARAELGLPDGPLVALMPGSRGGEVSRLGALFLDTAQRLRAMRPGVRFVIPCANPERRAQLEELLAGRDLPVTLLDGKSHLALAACNAVLIASGTATLEALLYKRPMVVAYRLAPLTFWILKRMVKSPYVSLPNLLAQRLLVPELLQDDATVEALAQTLSPLIDGGEEQTRGFDEIHRTLRLDASNQAADAVLNLIGQTR; encoded by the coding sequence ATGGCCAATCTGCGTATTGCGCTGGTGGCGGGGGAGGCTTCCGGTGACATTCTGGGCGCCGGTCTGATGCGCGCCCTCAAGGCACAGCATCCTGCGGTGGAGTTCATTGGTGTCGGCGGTCCGCTGATGCAGGCCGAAGGCCTGACCTCGTATTTTCCGATGGAGCGTCTGTCGGTGATGGGGCTGGTGGAAGTCCTGGGACGCTTGCGTGAATTGCTTAAGCGTCGCAAGGACCTGATCGCCACGCTTATCGCTGAAAAGCCGGATGTATTCATCGGCATCGACGCACCGGACTTCAACCTCAATATCGAACTCAAGCTGCGTCAGGCCGGAATCAAGACCGTGCACTACGTCAGCCCTTCGGTGTGGGCGTGGCGGCAGAAGCGGGTCCTGAAGATCCGCGAGGGCTGCGACCTGATGCTCACGCTCCTGCCGTTCGAAGCCAGATTCTACGAAGAGAAGGGCGTGCCGGTGCGGTTCGTCGGCCATACGCTGGCCGACACCATTCCACTGGAGGCCGATCGCTCTGCTGCGCGGGCCGAACTCGGTCTGCCGGACGGCCCGCTGGTGGCTTTGATGCCCGGCAGCCGCGGCGGCGAAGTCAGTCGTCTGGGTGCGCTGTTCCTTGATACCGCCCAGCGCCTGCGTGCCATGCGTCCGGGGGTGCGTTTCGTCATACCGTGCGCCAACCCCGAGCGTCGTGCCCAGCTCGAAGAGCTGCTGGCCGGCCGCGACCTGCCGGTGACCTTGCTCGATGGCAAATCGCATCTGGCGCTGGCGGCTTGCAACGCGGTTCTGATTGCGTCCGGTACTGCAACGCTGGAAGCGCTGCTGTACAAGCGTCCGATGGTCGTGGCGTACCGTCTTGCGCCGCTGACGTTCTGGATTCTCAAGCGCATGGTCAAGAGCCCTTACGTCTCCCTGCCGAACCTGCTTGCCCAGCGACTGCTGGTCCCGGAGTTGTTGCAGGATGATGCGACTGTCGAGGCTCTTGCCCAGACCTTGTCGCCGTTGATCGACGGTGGTGAAGAGCAGACCCGCGGCTTCGACGAGATCCATCGCACTCTGCGCTTGGACGCTTCCAATCAGGCGGCTGACGCCGTTCTGAACCTGATCGGGCAAACACGATGA
- the rnhB gene encoding ribonuclease HII, with protein MQMGLDFTLVAEVEELVAGVDEVGRGPLCGAVVTAAVILDPNRPILGLNDSKKLTEAKREKLYDEICEKALSWCIARAEVEEIDELNILHATMLAMQRAVAGLHIQPKLAMIDGNRCPKLPMRSEAVVKGDSKVPAIAAASILAKVSRDREMAAFELIYPGYGIGGHKGYPTPVHLEALVRLGPTPIHRRSFAPVRQAYEAMESLTPV; from the coding sequence ATGCAGATGGGCCTGGATTTCACCCTGGTCGCCGAAGTTGAAGAACTGGTGGCCGGCGTCGATGAAGTCGGTCGCGGCCCGTTGTGCGGCGCGGTCGTCACCGCAGCGGTGATCCTCGATCCAAACCGCCCGATTCTCGGCCTCAACGATTCGAAAAAGCTGACTGAAGCCAAGCGCGAAAAGCTCTACGACGAAATCTGCGAGAAGGCGCTCAGCTGGTGCATCGCCCGCGCCGAAGTCGAAGAGATCGACGAGCTGAACATCCTTCACGCCACCATGCTGGCGATGCAGCGCGCTGTCGCTGGCCTGCACATCCAGCCGAAACTGGCGATGATCGACGGCAACCGCTGCCCGAAACTGCCGATGCGTTCCGAAGCGGTGGTCAAGGGCGACAGCAAGGTTCCAGCGATTGCAGCAGCCTCGATTCTGGCCAAGGTCAGCCGCGACCGCGAGATGGCGGCGTTCGAATTGATCTACCCGGGTTACGGCATCGGCGGCCACAAAGGCTACCCGACGCCCGTTCATCTGGAAGCGCTGGTGCGCCTGGGGCCGACGCCGATTCACCGGCGTTCTTTTGCCCCGGTTCGGCAGGCTTATGAAGCGATGGAAAGCCTGACGCCGGTTTAG
- the fabZ gene encoding 3-hydroxyacyl-ACP dehydratase FabZ, whose product MMDINEIREYLPHRYPFLLVDRVVELDTEGKRIRAYKNVSINEPFFNGHFPAHPIMPGVLIIEAMAQAAGILGFKMLDVKPADGTLYYFVGSDKLRFRQPVLPGDQLILEAKFISCKRQIWKFECQASVDGKPVCSAEIICAERKL is encoded by the coding sequence ATGATGGACATCAACGAGATTCGCGAATACCTGCCTCACCGTTACCCGTTCCTGCTGGTGGACCGGGTAGTGGAGCTGGATACGGAAGGCAAGCGCATTCGCGCCTACAAGAATGTCAGCATCAACGAACCGTTCTTCAATGGTCACTTCCCTGCGCATCCGATCATGCCGGGCGTGCTGATCATCGAAGCCATGGCTCAGGCTGCCGGGATCCTCGGTTTCAAGATGCTTGACGTGAAACCGGCCGACGGCACCCTTTACTACTTCGTCGGCTCCGACAAGCTGCGCTTCCGCCAGCCAGTGCTGCCGGGTGATCAGTTGATCCTCGAAGCCAAGTTCATCAGCTGCAAGCGTCAGATCTGGAAGTTCGAATGCCAGGCTTCGGTCGATGGCAAACCGGTCTGCTCGGCTGAAATCATCTGTGCGGAACGCAAGCTATGA
- a CDS encoding acetyl-CoA carboxylase carboxyltransferase subunit alpha: protein MNPNFLDFEQPIADLQAKIEELRLVGNDNSLNIGDEISRLQDKSKTLTEDIFGKLTSWQIARLARHPKRPYTLDYIDHIFTEFDELHGDRHFSDDAAIVGGVARLEDQPVMVIGHQKGREVREKVRRNFGMPRPEGYRKACRLMEMAERFKMPILTFIDTPGAYPGIDAEERNQSEAIAWNLRVMARLKTPIIATVIGEGGSGGALAIGVCDQLNMLQYSTYAVISPEGCASILWKTAEKAPDAAEAMGITAERLKGLGIVDKVISEPLGGAHRDPAAAAASIRAELSSQLAMLKKFDNEALLKRRYDRLMSYGL from the coding sequence ATGAACCCGAATTTTCTAGATTTCGAACAGCCGATCGCCGACCTGCAAGCCAAGATCGAAGAGTTGCGCTTGGTCGGTAATGACAATTCGCTGAATATCGGCGATGAGATCTCCCGCCTGCAGGACAAGAGCAAGACGCTGACCGAGGACATCTTCGGCAAGCTGACCAGCTGGCAGATCGCACGTCTGGCACGTCACCCGAAACGTCCTTACACCCTGGACTACATCGACCACATCTTCACCGAGTTCGACGAACTGCACGGTGACCGTCACTTCTCCGACGACGCGGCCATTGTGGGCGGCGTGGCACGTCTGGAAGACCAGCCAGTGATGGTGATCGGCCACCAGAAGGGCCGTGAAGTGCGTGAAAAGGTACGCCGCAACTTCGGCATGCCGCGTCCGGAAGGCTACCGCAAGGCTTGTCGCCTGATGGAAATGGCCGAGCGTTTCAAGATGCCGATCCTGACTTTCATCGACACCCCGGGTGCCTACCCTGGCATCGACGCCGAAGAGCGTAACCAGAGCGAAGCGATCGCCTGGAACCTGCGTGTCATGGCTCGCCTGAAAACCCCGATCATCGCAACCGTGATTGGTGAAGGCGGTTCCGGCGGTGCGCTGGCAATCGGCGTGTGCGACCAGCTGAACATGCTGCAGTACTCGACCTACGCGGTGATCTCGCCGGAAGGTTGCGCTTCGATTCTGTGGAAAACCGCAGAGAAGGCGCCGGATGCTGCTGAAGCGATGGGCATCACTGCCGAGCGCCTGAAAGGCCTGGGCATTGTCGACAAGGTGATCAGCGAGCCTCTGGGCGGCGCTCACCGTGATCCGGCTGCGGCCGCCGCCTCGATCCGCGCCGAGTTGAGCTCGCAACTGGCGATGTTGAAGAAGTTCGACAACGAAGCGCTGCTCAAGCGTCGTTACGATCGTCTGATGAGCTACGGTCTCTAA
- a CDS encoding OmpH family outer membrane protein: MRKLTQLVLLASVLVAGPAFADMKIAVLNYQMALLESDAAKKYAVDAEKKFGPQLTKLKTLESSAKGIQDRLMAGGDKMQQGERERLELEFKQKARDFQFQSKELNEAKAVADREMLKQLKPKLDSAVEEVIKKGGFDLVFERGAVIDVKPQYDITRQVIERMNQLK; encoded by the coding sequence GTGCGTAAGTTGACTCAATTGGTTCTCCTGGCCTCCGTACTGGTGGCAGGCCCGGCATTTGCCGACATGAAAATCGCCGTTCTGAACTATCAGATGGCTCTGCTGGAATCCGACGCGGCCAAGAAATACGCCGTGGATGCCGAGAAGAAATTCGGCCCGCAACTGACCAAGCTCAAGACCCTGGAAAGCAGCGCCAAGGGCATTCAGGATCGTCTGATGGCCGGTGGCGACAAAATGCAGCAAGGCGAGCGCGAGCGTCTGGAGCTTGAATTCAAGCAAAAGGCTCGTGACTTCCAGTTCCAGTCCAAGGAACTGAACGAAGCCAAGGCCGTTGCTGACCGCGAAATGCTCAAGCAACTGAAGCCGAAACTGGATAGCGCAGTGGAAGAAGTCATCAAGAAAGGTGGTTTTGACCTGGTGTTCGAGCGTGGCGCAGTCATTGATGTCAAACCTCAGTACGACATCACGCGCCAGGTTATCGAGCGCATGAATCAGCTGAAGTAA
- the lpxA gene encoding acyl-ACP--UDP-N-acetylglucosamine O-acyltransferase: MSLIDPRAIIDPSAVMADGVEVGPWSIIGAGVEIGEGTVIGPHVILKGPTRIGKHNRIYQFSSVGEDTPDLKYKGEETRLVIGDHNVIREGVTIHRGTVQDRSETTLGDHNLIMAYAHIGHDSVIGNHCILVNNTALAGHVHVDDWAILSGFTLVHQYCHIGAHSFSGMGTAIGKDVPAFVTVFGNPAEARSMNFEGMRRRGFSEDAIHALRRAYKTVYRQGLTVEQALAELAEPSAQFPEVAIFRDSIQSSTRGITR, translated from the coding sequence ATGAGTTTGATTGACCCTCGCGCAATCATCGATCCGTCGGCCGTCATGGCTGATGGCGTCGAGGTCGGCCCGTGGTCGATCATCGGTGCAGGTGTGGAAATCGGCGAGGGTACGGTCATCGGGCCACACGTGATCCTCAAAGGTCCGACCCGTATCGGCAAGCACAATCGCATCTACCAGTTTTCCTCGGTAGGCGAAGACACGCCGGATCTGAAATACAAGGGCGAAGAAACTCGCCTGGTGATCGGTGACCACAACGTCATCCGCGAAGGCGTGACGATTCACCGTGGCACCGTTCAGGATCGTTCCGAAACGACCCTGGGTGATCACAACCTGATCATGGCCTATGCCCACATCGGACATGACAGCGTCATCGGCAACCACTGCATCCTGGTCAACAACACCGCGCTGGCCGGCCATGTGCACGTTGATGACTGGGCGATCCTGTCCGGTTTCACCCTGGTGCATCAGTATTGCCACATTGGCGCCCACAGCTTTTCCGGCATGGGCACGGCCATTGGTAAGGACGTTCCGGCGTTCGTTACCGTATTCGGCAACCCGGCCGAAGCGCGCAGCATGAACTTCGAGGGCATGCGCCGTCGCGGTTTCAGCGAAGACGCCATTCACGCTCTGCGCCGTGCGTACAAGACGGTGTATCGCCAGGGGCTGACCGTCGAACAGGCGCTGGCCGAACTGGCCGAGCCGTCCGCACAGTTCCCGGAAGTCGCGATATTCCGTGACTCCATCCAGTCGTCGACCCGCGGCATCACCCGCTGA
- the lpxD gene encoding UDP-3-O-(3-hydroxymyristoyl)glucosamine N-acyltransferase: MTVTIKLGQLAEFLGATLSGDPEKQITGLATLQEAGPAQLSFLANPQYRKYLANSQAAALLLKAADAESYAGDALVVPDPYLAYARISHLFDPKPKAVAGVHPTAVIAEDAVVDPSASIGPFVVIESGARIGADVTLGAHCVIGARSEIGEGGWLAPRVTLYHDVRIGKRVVIQSGAVLGGEGFGFANEKGIWQKIAQIGGVTIGDDVEIGVNTAIDRGALADTVIGNGVKLDNQIQIAHNVQVGDHTAMAACVGISGSTKIGKHCMLAGGVGLVGHIDICDNVFLTGMTMVTHSITEPGAYSSGTAMQPAAEWRKSAARIRQLDDIARRLKQLEKRSGEVTPDGNASSEG, translated from the coding sequence ATGACCGTGACCATCAAGCTCGGCCAGTTGGCCGAGTTCCTCGGCGCCACCCTGAGTGGCGACCCCGAGAAGCAAATTACTGGGCTAGCCACCTTGCAGGAGGCTGGCCCAGCTCAGTTGAGCTTTCTGGCAAACCCCCAATACCGTAAATACCTGGCTAACTCGCAAGCCGCAGCCCTGTTGCTCAAGGCTGCCGACGCCGAAAGTTATGCCGGTGATGCGCTGGTGGTGCCGGACCCTTACCTGGCTTACGCACGCATTTCCCATCTGTTCGATCCGAAACCCAAGGCCGTTGCCGGAGTCCATCCGACTGCCGTGATTGCCGAGGATGCCGTGGTCGATCCGAGCGCCAGCATCGGTCCCTTTGTGGTGATCGAGTCCGGTGCGCGAATCGGCGCAGACGTGACGCTCGGCGCACATTGCGTCATCGGTGCGCGCAGCGAAATCGGCGAGGGCGGCTGGCTGGCCCCGCGCGTCACGCTGTATCACGATGTTCGGATCGGCAAACGCGTGGTGATCCAGTCCGGTGCCGTGCTCGGCGGTGAAGGCTTCGGCTTTGCCAATGAGAAGGGCATCTGGCAGAAGATCGCCCAGATCGGTGGCGTGACCATCGGCGACGATGTGGAGATCGGCGTGAATACCGCCATTGACCGCGGTGCGCTGGCCGATACCGTGATTGGCAACGGCGTGAAGCTCGACAACCAGATTCAGATCGCCCACAACGTGCAGGTCGGTGATCACACCGCCATGGCAGCGTGCGTGGGCATTTCCGGCAGCACCAAGATCGGCAAGCACTGCATGCTTGCCGGCGGCGTTGGCCTGGTAGGGCACATCGATATTTGCGACAACGTATTCCTGACCGGGATGACCATGGTGACCCACTCGATAACCGAGCCGGGTGCCTATTCTTCCGGTACAGCTATGCAACCTGCGGCCGAATGGCGCAAAAGCGCGGCCCGTATTCGTCAGCTCGATGACATCGCGCGACGTTTGAAACAGCTGGAAAAGCGGTCCGGGGAAGTGACCCCCGACGGTAATGCTTCATCTGAAGGCTGA
- the dnaE gene encoding DNA polymerase III subunit alpha, whose product MPASFVHLRLHTEYSLVDGLVRIKPLVKALTGMGMPAVAVTDQNNMCSLVKFYKNTMGAGIKPICGADLWLSNKDPDGPLSRLSLLVMNAQGYRNLTELISRGFIEGQRNGMIIIEREWVAEANEGLIMLSAAKEGEIGMAMIGGNPAEAETLAREWMAVFPDRFYLEVQRTNRPNDEEQLHGAVALADKLGAPLVATNDVRFIKQEDFAAHETRVCIGEGRALDDPRRSKNYSDQQYLKSAEEMAELFSDLPDAVENTVEIAKRCNIDVKLGKHFLPDYPIPDGMTIDEYFRKVSFDGLEDRLSVLLPKDTTEDYEAKRQVYVDRLNFELDIIIQMGFPGYFLIVMDFIQWAKNNGVPVGPGRGSGAGSLVAYVQKITDLDPLEYDLLFERFLNPERVSMPDFDVDFCMDGRDRVIDYVAEKYGRNAVSQIITFGSMAAKAVVRDVARAQGKSFGLADRLSKMIPFEVGMTLEKAYEQEEILRDFIKVDEEAAEIWEMARKLEGVVRNVGKHAGGVVIAPTKLTDFSPIYCDEAGDGLVTQFDKDDVEAAGLVKFDFLGLRTLTIIDWALKTINRDRAKVNEPPLDIAFIPLDDKPTYQLLQKAETTAVFQLESRGMKELIKKLKPDCLEDLIALVALFRPGPLQSGMVDDFINRKHGRAELAYPHPDYQYEGLQPVLAPTYGIILYQEQVMQIAQVMAGYTLGGADMLRRAMGKKKPEEMAKQRGGFIEGCASNNIDADLAGNIFDLVEKFAGYGFNKSHSAAYGLVSYQTAWLKAHYPAPFMAAVLSADMHNTDKVVTLIEEVRTMKLRLDAPDVNTSEFKFTVNDEGRIVYGLGAIKGVGEGPVEAITEARQAGPFKDLFDFCARVDLKRINKRTLDGLIRSGALDRLGPYFHDEQKAYQANIDRNRAVLLAAMEEAIKSAEQTARTRDSGHADLFGGLFVEEDADVYAIHRKAKELTLKERLKGEKDTLGLYLTGHPIDEYEGEIRRFARQRIIDLKPARDTQTVAGMIIALRVMKNKKGDKMGFITLDDRSGRIEASLFADAFHSAQSLLQTDAMVVVEGEVSNDDFSGGLRLRVKRVMSMEDARTNLAESLRLKLQTQDLKGDQLRWLGDLLKRHRGACPITMEYTSPDAKTLLQFGETWRIDPADALIQALRDQFGRDNVFLQYR is encoded by the coding sequence ATGCCGGCTTCATTCGTTCATCTACGCCTGCACACTGAATACTCCCTGGTCGACGGGCTGGTGCGGATCAAGCCGCTGGTCAAGGCCCTGACCGGCATGGGCATGCCGGCCGTTGCGGTGACCGACCAGAACAACATGTGTTCGCTGGTCAAATTCTATAAAAACACCATGGGCGCGGGGATCAAGCCGATCTGCGGCGCCGACCTGTGGCTGTCGAACAAGGACCCCGATGGTCCGCTGAGCCGCCTCAGCCTGCTGGTCATGAATGCCCAGGGCTACCGCAACCTGACCGAGCTGATTTCCCGTGGCTTCATCGAAGGTCAGCGTAACGGCATGATCATCATCGAGCGTGAATGGGTCGCCGAGGCCAACGAAGGCCTGATCATGCTGTCCGCCGCCAAAGAAGGCGAGATCGGCATGGCCATGATCGGCGGCAACCCCGCTGAAGCCGAAACCCTGGCGCGTGAATGGATGGCGGTGTTCCCGGATCGTTTCTATCTGGAAGTCCAGCGCACCAACCGTCCGAACGACGAAGAGCAACTGCACGGCGCGGTGGCCCTGGCCGACAAGCTCGGTGCGCCGCTGGTTGCCACCAACGATGTGCGCTTCATCAAGCAGGAAGACTTCGCCGCTCACGAAACCCGCGTCTGCATCGGTGAGGGCCGCGCCCTCGACGACCCGCGGCGTTCGAAGAACTACAGCGATCAGCAGTACCTGAAAAGCGCCGAGGAAATGGCCGAGTTGTTCAGCGACTTGCCGGATGCGGTGGAAAACACCGTCGAGATCGCCAAGCGCTGCAACATCGACGTGAAGCTGGGCAAGCACTTCCTGCCCGACTATCCGATTCCCGATGGCATGACCATCGACGAGTATTTCCGCAAGGTGTCGTTCGATGGTCTGGAAGACCGCCTCAGCGTGCTGCTGCCCAAGGACACCACCGAGGACTACGAGGCCAAGCGTCAGGTCTATGTCGACCGGCTGAATTTCGAGCTGGATATCATCATCCAGATGGGGTTCCCCGGTTACTTCCTGATCGTGATGGACTTTATCCAGTGGGCCAAGAACAACGGCGTGCCGGTAGGCCCTGGCCGGGGGTCGGGTGCCGGATCGCTGGTGGCCTATGTGCAGAAGATCACCGACCTCGACCCGCTGGAATATGACCTGCTGTTCGAACGTTTCCTCAACCCGGAACGGGTATCCATGCCCGACTTCGACGTCGACTTCTGCATGGACGGCCGCGACCGGGTAATCGATTACGTGGCCGAAAAGTACGGCCGCAACGCCGTAAGCCAGATCATCACCTTCGGTTCCATGGCGGCCAAGGCTGTGGTGCGGGACGTGGCGCGGGCCCAGGGCAAGTCGTTCGGCCTGGCGGATCGCCTGTCGAAGATGATCCCGTTCGAAGTCGGCATGACCCTGGAAAAAGCCTACGAGCAGGAAGAAATCCTGCGCGACTTCATCAAGGTCGATGAAGAAGCGGCGGAAATCTGGGAGATGGCGCGCAAGCTCGAAGGCGTGGTGCGTAACGTCGGTAAACACGCCGGTGGTGTGGTCATCGCGCCGACCAAGCTGACCGACTTCTCGCCGATCTATTGCGACGAGGCCGGCGACGGCCTGGTAACCCAGTTCGACAAGGACGATGTGGAGGCGGCCGGTCTGGTGAAGTTCGACTTCCTCGGCCTGCGGACCCTGACGATCATCGACTGGGCGCTGAAAACCATCAACCGCGACCGCGCCAAGGTCAACGAACCGCCGCTGGACATCGCGTTCATCCCGCTGGATGACAAGCCGACTTATCAGCTGCTGCAAAAAGCTGAAACCACGGCGGTGTTCCAGCTTGAATCCCGGGGCATGAAAGAGCTGATCAAAAAGCTCAAGCCCGACTGCCTCGAAGACTTGATCGCACTGGTGGCCCTGTTCCGTCCGGGCCCGCTGCAGTCCGGCATGGTGGATGACTTCATCAACCGTAAGCACGGTCGCGCAGAACTTGCTTATCCGCACCCGGATTACCAGTACGAAGGTTTGCAGCCGGTACTGGCGCCGACGTACGGCATCATCCTGTACCAGGAACAGGTGATGCAGATCGCCCAGGTCATGGCCGGTTATACCCTCGGTGGTGCGGACATGCTGCGCCGGGCGATGGGTAAGAAGAAACCCGAGGAAATGGCCAAGCAGCGCGGCGGTTTCATTGAGGGTTGTGCGTCGAACAATATCGACGCGGACCTGGCCGGTAACATTTTCGACCTGGTAGAGAAATTCGCCGGTTACGGCTTCAACAAATCCCACTCCGCCGCCTACGGCCTGGTGTCGTACCAGACTGCCTGGCTGAAAGCCCACTACCCGGCGCCGTTCATGGCCGCGGTACTCTCGGCGGATATGCACAACACCGACAAGGTCGTGACCTTGATCGAGGAAGTGCGCACGATGAAGCTGCGCCTCGACGCGCCGGACGTGAACACTTCGGAGTTCAAGTTCACGGTGAACGACGAAGGCCGCATCGTGTATGGCCTGGGCGCGATCAAAGGCGTCGGCGAAGGCCCGGTGGAAGCGATCACCGAGGCCCGTCAGGCCGGTCCGTTCAAGGATCTGTTCGACTTCTGCGCCCGGGTCGACCTCAAGCGCATCAACAAGCGCACGCTGGACGGTCTGATCCGCAGCGGCGCGCTGGATCGCCTCGGCCCGTACTTCCACGACGAGCAAAAGGCGTATCAGGCCAACATCGACCGCAACCGCGCCGTGCTGCTGGCGGCGATGGAAGAGGCGATCAAGTCGGCCGAGCAGACCGCGCGCACCCGTGACAGCGGTCACGCCGACCTGTTCGGTGGGCTGTTCGTCGAGGAAGACGCGGACGTTTACGCGATCCACCGCAAGGCGAAAGAACTGACCCTCAAGGAGCGGCTCAAAGGTGAAAAAGACACCTTGGGCCTGTACCTGACCGGTCACCCGATTGACGAGTACGAAGGTGAGATCCGCCGTTTCGCCCGTCAGCGCATCATCGACCTGAAACCGGCCCGGGATACCCAGACCGTGGCGGGGATGATCATCGCCCTGCGGGTGATGAAGAACAAAAAGGGCGACAAGATGGGCTTCATCACCCTCGACGACCGCTCCGGGCGGATCGAGGCGTCGCTGTTTGCCGATGCGTTCCACTCCGCGCAATCGCTGCTGCAGACCGATGCGATGGTGGTGGTCGAAGGTGAGGTCAGCAACGATGACTTCTCCGGTGGCCTGCGGCTTCGGGTCAAGCGGGTGATGAGCATGGAAGATGCGCGCACCAATCTTGCCGAGAGCCTGCGTCTGAAGTTGCAGACCCAGGATTTGAAAGGCGATCAGCTACGCTGGTTGGGTGATTTGCTCAAGCGTCATCGCGGGGCGTGCCCGATCACCATGGAATACACCAGCCCGGATGCGAAGACCTTGCTGCAGTTTGGCGAGACCTGGCGGATCGACCCGGCGGATGCCTTGATTCAAGCCCTGCGTGACCAGTTCGGGCGAGACAACGTCTTCCTCCAATACCGTTGA